A genomic region of Scomber japonicus isolate fScoJap1 chromosome 5, fScoJap1.pri, whole genome shotgun sequence contains the following coding sequences:
- the LOC128359466 gene encoding C-C motif chemokine 4-like translates to MKTLCSVLGLLLLIACCCYAIPQALDFNTSPVNCCFNFAVRGIQARRVSHITKSHRSCLKPAFIVRTIKGKELCYRDTFQWALNMYNKLHNTQGSKQQA, encoded by the exons ATGAAGactctctgctctgttctgGGACTGCTGCTACTCATCGCCTGCTGCTGCTATGCCATAC CTCAAGCACTGGATTTCAACACATCACCTGTAAACTGCTGCTTCAACTTTGCTGTACGCGGTATACAAGCACGGCGTGTATCTCACATCACCAAGAGCCACAGGTCCTGTCTGAAGCCGGCGTTCAT AGTCCGCACTATCAAAGGCAAAGAGTTGTGCTACAGGGATACTTTCCAGTGGGCTCTGAACATGTACAATAAACTCCATAACACTCAGGGCAGTAAACAGCAGGCCTGa